A part of Pseudoalteromonas arctica A 37-1-2 genomic DNA contains:
- the ihfB gene encoding integration host factor subunit beta encodes MTKSELIETLAEQHAHVPVKDVENAVKEILEQMAGSLSTSDRIEIRGFGSFSLHFRAPRTGRNPKTGDTVELEGKHVPHFKPGKELRDRVNESIA; translated from the coding sequence ATGACTAAGTCAGAACTGATAGAAACACTTGCGGAACAACACGCACACGTTCCAGTGAAAGATGTTGAGAATGCTGTAAAAGAAATTCTTGAACAAATGGCCGGCTCATTATCTACTTCAGATCGTATTGAGATCAGAGGTTTTGGTAGTTTCTCTTTGCATTTCCGCGCTCCTCGCACAGGTCGTAATCCTAAGACTGGCGATACAGTTGAGCTTGAAGGAAAGCATGTACCTCATTTTAAACCAGGCAAAGAATTACGCGACCGCGTAAATGAAAGCATTGCCTAG
- the serC gene encoding 3-phosphoserine/phosphohydroxythreonine transaminase codes for MSKYNFCAGPAMLPQAVMKKAQKEFLDWQDLGVSVMEISHRSKEFLALTAKCEASLRRLMNISDEFEVLFMHGGGRGQFSAVPLNLHQEGKTAFYCENGVWSKSARDEANKFTQTSFTDVRNDADGEFSIKDVADWELPEDAAYIHYCPNETVDGLEIFDVPSHPTAPIIADMSSTILSREIDVNKFDLIYAGAQKNIGPSGISIVIVRKTLLEREGLPKPGILDYALEAKQGSMFNTPPTFAWYLAAEVFEWLESNGGVKAMEAQNIAKANLLYDFIDNSDFYSNIVAKHCRSRMNVPFWLNDESLNSKFVAQSNEAGLLALEGHRIVGGMRASIYNAMPLEGVQALVDFMAAFAKEHS; via the coding sequence ATGAGTAAATATAATTTTTGTGCGGGGCCAGCTATGCTTCCGCAAGCGGTTATGAAAAAAGCGCAAAAAGAGTTTCTAGATTGGCAAGACCTAGGTGTGTCTGTGATGGAGATTAGCCATCGTAGTAAAGAGTTTTTAGCGCTTACAGCTAAATGTGAAGCTAGCCTTCGTCGCCTAATGAATATTAGTGATGAATTTGAAGTGCTGTTTATGCATGGTGGTGGTCGTGGCCAGTTTAGTGCTGTGCCATTAAACTTACACCAAGAAGGTAAAACAGCGTTTTATTGCGAGAATGGCGTATGGTCGAAAAGCGCCAGAGATGAAGCGAATAAGTTTACTCAAACGTCTTTTACGGATGTCCGTAATGATGCTGATGGTGAGTTTTCAATTAAAGACGTTGCTGACTGGGAATTACCAGAAGACGCTGCGTACATCCACTATTGCCCTAATGAAACTGTCGATGGCTTAGAGATTTTTGATGTACCAAGCCACCCAACAGCTCCGATTATTGCTGATATGTCTTCAACTATTTTATCGCGTGAGATAGACGTTAATAAATTTGATTTGATTTACGCTGGTGCGCAAAAAAATATCGGTCCATCAGGCATATCAATTGTTATTGTTCGTAAAACATTACTTGAGCGCGAAGGTTTGCCAAAGCCCGGTATTTTAGATTACGCACTTGAAGCAAAGCAGGGCAGTATGTTTAATACCCCACCTACCTTTGCTTGGTATTTAGCGGCTGAAGTATTTGAATGGCTTGAAAGCAATGGTGGGGTAAAAGCCATGGAAGCACAAAATATTGCTAAAGCAAATTTACTGTATGATTTTATCGATAACTCAGATTTTTATTCAAATATAGTCGCTAAACATTGCCGCTCACGCATGAATGTTCCATTTTGGTTAAACGATGAAAGCTTAAATAGCAAATTTGTTGCTCAATCAAACGAGGCCGGTTTACTTGCACTTGAAGGTCACAGAATTGTGGGCGGTATGCGCGCAAGTATTTATAACGCTATGCCTCTTGAAGGTGTTCAAGCACTTGTAGATTTTATGGCTGCATTTGCAAAGGAGCACAGCTAA
- the rpsA gene encoding 30S ribosomal protein S1, whose amino-acid sequence MSENFAQLFEESLKGFEAEQGSIVKGTVISIENNIVLVDAGLKSESAIPAEQFKNAAGELEVAVGDEVDVALDAIEDGFGETILSREKAKRHEAWIRLEKACEEQETVTGVINGKVKGGFTVEVDSIRAFLPGSLVDVRPVRDTTHLEGKELEFKVIKLDQKRNNVVVSRRAVIESENSQEREELLANLVEGQEVKGIVKNLTDYGAFVDLGGVDGLLHITDMAWKRVKHPSEIVNVGDEIAVKVLKFDKDKTRVSLGLKQLGEDPWAAIAGRYPEGSKLSGRVTNLTDYGCFVEIEEGVEGLVHVSEMDWTNKNIHPSKVVSLGDTVEVMVLEIDEERRRISLGLKQCIANPWQEFARLQNKGDQVTGKIKSITDFGIFIGLDGGIDGLVHLSDISWNTPGEEAVREFKKGDEITAIVLQVDPERERISLGVKQIEADPFNNYLDANKKGAIVKGKVTEVDAKGATVELIEGVEGYIRVADIAQERVEDATTVVSVGDEIEVKYVGVDRKNRTLSLSVKALFEAEEKEVLEKLKKEEPVFENAMAAAFANAQKD is encoded by the coding sequence ATGTCAGAAAATTTTGCGCAGTTATTTGAAGAAAGCTTAAAGGGTTTTGAAGCAGAGCAAGGCTCTATCGTTAAAGGTACAGTAATCTCTATCGAGAATAACATTGTACTTGTAGATGCTGGTCTTAAATCAGAAAGTGCTATCCCTGCTGAGCAGTTCAAAAATGCTGCTGGTGAACTTGAAGTTGCTGTAGGCGACGAAGTAGATGTTGCACTAGATGCAATTGAAGACGGTTTCGGTGAAACTATTCTTTCTCGTGAGAAAGCTAAGCGTCACGAAGCATGGATCCGTCTTGAGAAAGCATGTGAAGAGCAAGAGACTGTTACTGGTGTTATCAACGGTAAAGTTAAAGGCGGTTTCACAGTTGAAGTTGATTCAATCCGTGCTTTCCTACCTGGTTCACTTGTTGATGTTCGTCCAGTACGTGACACAACTCACCTTGAAGGCAAAGAGCTTGAATTTAAAGTAATCAAGCTTGACCAAAAACGTAACAACGTTGTTGTTTCACGTCGTGCAGTTATCGAATCTGAAAACTCACAAGAACGTGAAGAGCTTCTTGCTAACCTTGTTGAAGGCCAAGAAGTTAAAGGTATCGTTAAGAACCTTACTGACTACGGTGCATTCGTTGACCTTGGTGGTGTTGATGGTCTACTACACATTACTGATATGGCTTGGAAGCGTGTTAAGCACCCTTCAGAAATCGTTAATGTTGGCGACGAAATCGCAGTTAAAGTTCTAAAATTCGACAAAGATAAAACTCGTGTATCTCTAGGCCTTAAACAGCTTGGTGAAGATCCATGGGCAGCTATCGCTGGTCGTTACCCAGAAGGTTCTAAACTTTCTGGTCGTGTTACTAACCTTACAGATTACGGCTGTTTCGTGGAAATCGAAGAAGGCGTTGAAGGTTTAGTACACGTTTCTGAAATGGATTGGACTAACAAGAACATCCATCCTTCAAAAGTTGTTAGCTTAGGCGACACTGTTGAAGTTATGGTTTTAGAAATTGACGAAGAACGTCGTCGTATTTCTCTTGGTCTTAAGCAATGTATTGCTAATCCTTGGCAGGAATTTGCTCGTCTACAAAACAAAGGCGATCAAGTTACTGGTAAGATCAAATCAATCACTGACTTCGGTATCTTTATCGGTCTTGACGGTGGTATTGACGGTCTTGTACACCTTTCAGACATTTCTTGGAATACACCTGGCGAAGAAGCTGTACGTGAATTCAAGAAAGGCGACGAAATCACTGCTATCGTATTGCAAGTTGACCCAGAGCGTGAACGTATCTCTCTAGGTGTTAAGCAAATCGAAGCTGACCCATTCAATAATTACCTTGATGCAAACAAAAAAGGTGCTATTGTTAAAGGTAAAGTGACTGAAGTTGATGCGAAAGGCGCGACTGTTGAACTTATCGAAGGCGTTGAAGGTTACATCCGTGTAGCTGATATCGCTCAAGAACGCGTTGAAGATGCAACTACTGTTGTTTCTGTAGGCGACGAGATTGAAGTTAAATACGTTGGTGTTGATCGTAAGAACCGCACTTTAAGCTTATCTGTAAAAGCTCTTTTCGAAGCAGAAGAGAAAGAAGTACTAGAGAAGCTTAAGAAAGAAGAGCCAGTGTTTGAAAACGCAATGGCAGCTGCTTTCGCAAATGCACAAAAAGACTAA
- a CDS encoding lipopolysaccharide assembly protein LapA domain-containing protein, with protein MFKVLKIILVALCLISAFVLGSQNPQLVQINYIIASNTLPLAVIISICFLLGVLVGCFISFKLFSQLKWQNYRLKKQLAPEKDKKKLAANKDT; from the coding sequence TTGTTCAAGGTATTAAAAATTATTCTGGTTGCGCTATGCCTTATCAGTGCATTTGTATTAGGGTCACAAAACCCACAGTTAGTACAAATAAATTATATTATAGCCAGTAATACACTACCTTTAGCTGTAATAATAAGTATCTGCTTTTTATTAGGTGTTTTAGTGGGTTGTTTTATTAGCTTTAAATTGTTTTCACAATTAAAGTGGCAAAACTACCGCTTAAAAAAGCAATTAGCGCCTGAAAAAGATAAAAAAAAGCTTGCCGCGAATAAAGACACCTAA
- the cmk gene encoding (d)CMP kinase encodes MQALLMPVITVDGPSGSGKGTVCRLLADKLGWDVLDSGAIYRVLSLAALHHQIALDNEEGLVPLAANLDVQFLVDSQTNAGKVILEGEDVTTTIRNEEVGAAASKVAALPRVREALLRRQRAFRTENGLIADGRDMGTVVFQDAPLKIYLTASAEERARRRFVELNTRGLDVTLSGLLQDIQARDERDMNRAVAPLVPADDAIELDTSELNAQQVFDKVITLLDIAISEGKLPKRS; translated from the coding sequence ATGCAGGCGTTATTAATGCCCGTGATCACCGTTGATGGCCCAAGTGGTTCAGGTAAAGGAACTGTTTGTCGCTTGTTAGCCGACAAGTTAGGGTGGGATGTATTAGATAGCGGTGCGATTTATCGCGTTTTATCTTTAGCTGCACTTCATCACCAAATTGCATTAGACAATGAAGAAGGGCTTGTCCCTCTTGCTGCAAATTTAGATGTGCAGTTTTTGGTAGATAGCCAAACTAATGCAGGAAAAGTTATTTTAGAAGGCGAAGATGTAACCACTACTATTCGTAATGAAGAAGTAGGCGCTGCAGCATCAAAAGTTGCAGCATTACCTCGCGTTCGTGAAGCGTTATTACGTCGCCAGCGTGCATTTCGCACTGAAAACGGCTTAATTGCCGATGGCCGTGATATGGGCACTGTGGTTTTTCAAGATGCGCCGTTAAAAATATATTTAACAGCAAGTGCAGAAGAGCGTGCTCGTAGACGCTTTGTTGAGTTGAATACGCGCGGTCTTGATGTTACACTAAGTGGTCTATTACAGGACATTCAAGCTCGTGACGAGCGCGATATGAATCGTGCCGTTGCTCCGCTTGTACCTGCAGATGATGCTATTGAGCTTGATACTAGCGAGCTCAATGCACAGCAAGTGTTTGATAAGGTAATAACTTTATTGGATATTGCAATCTCTGAAGGTAAGCTTCCTAAACGAAGCTAA
- the aroA gene encoding 3-phosphoshikimate 1-carboxyvinyltransferase: MEQLRLEPISKVNGTVTLPGSKSLSNRILLLAALANGTTVVENLLDSDDIRHMLGALKLLGVNVTLNDEHTVATVEGVGGVFNTPTEPLFLGNAGTAYRPLTAVLAAVAGEYELIGEPRMEERPIGHLVDALQALGGDVTYTKHKDYPPLKIVGGQIKGGEVEIDGSISSQFLTALLMAAPLFSGDTTITIKGTLVSKPYIDITLDVMARFGVSVEHSDYATFKVKGGQQYQSLDRIMVEGDASSASYFVAAAAIAGGEIEIKGVGAKSVQGDIGFAKVMEQVGAKIDWYDERLVVRKGELKGVDIDANAIPDAAMTLATVALFAKGPTAIRNIYNWRVKETDRLYAMATELRKVGAEVVEGHDFIEITPPKHFNDVAIDTYDDHRIAMCFAMVAVGGKPITINDPKCTYKTFPTFFNVLASVSE; this comes from the coding sequence ATGGAGCAGCTCCGTTTAGAACCTATTTCTAAAGTAAATGGCACGGTAACCCTACCAGGTTCAAAGAGTCTATCGAACAGAATTTTATTATTAGCAGCACTGGCAAACGGTACAACCGTTGTAGAAAACTTACTTGATAGTGACGATATACGCCATATGCTGGGTGCTTTAAAGTTATTAGGTGTAAATGTAACTTTAAATGATGAACACACTGTAGCGACCGTAGAGGGGGTTGGTGGTGTGTTTAATACACCTACTGAGCCCTTGTTTTTAGGTAATGCGGGTACTGCTTACAGACCTTTAACGGCTGTACTTGCTGCCGTTGCTGGTGAGTATGAGCTAATAGGCGAGCCACGTATGGAAGAGCGTCCGATAGGGCACTTAGTTGATGCTCTACAAGCGCTTGGTGGTGATGTTACTTATACAAAACACAAAGACTATCCACCACTTAAAATTGTAGGTGGTCAAATAAAAGGTGGTGAGGTTGAAATTGACGGTAGTATTTCAAGTCAATTTTTAACGGCTCTATTAATGGCAGCGCCATTATTTAGCGGTGATACAACGATAACGATTAAAGGTACTTTAGTATCTAAACCTTATATTGATATTACGCTTGATGTAATGGCACGTTTTGGTGTTAGTGTTGAACACAGTGATTATGCAACTTTTAAAGTTAAAGGTGGTCAACAGTATCAATCACTCGATCGAATTATGGTTGAAGGCGATGCATCTTCTGCTTCTTACTTTGTTGCTGCGGCTGCAATTGCTGGCGGCGAGATTGAAATTAAAGGCGTGGGTGCTAAATCAGTTCAAGGTGATATAGGCTTTGCTAAAGTAATGGAGCAAGTAGGCGCAAAAATCGATTGGTATGATGAGCGTTTAGTTGTTCGCAAAGGCGAATTAAAAGGCGTAGATATTGACGCTAATGCAATTCCTGATGCTGCTATGACCCTTGCAACTGTTGCTCTTTTCGCTAAAGGCCCAACTGCCATTCGTAACATTTATAACTGGCGAGTAAAAGAAACAGACCGTTTATATGCGATGGCAACTGAGCTTAGAAAGGTAGGGGCAGAAGTGGTAGAAGGGCATGACTTTATAGAAATTACACCGCCTAAACACTTCAACGATGTAGCAATAGACACTTACGACGATCACCGTATAGCCATGTGTTTTGCAATGGTTGCCGTTGGTGGAAAGCCAATAACGATTAATGATCCAAAGTGTACCTATAAAACATTTCCTACATTTTTCAATGTTTTAGCGTCAGTCAGTGAATAA